From Sporolactobacillus pectinivorans:
TCCTCGAAACAAATGGGCGAATAACTAATTAAAAAAAGGATCGGATCCAACTGAGCGATATCGATACACTATTTTTATCACAGGAGGTAATTATCGGGACAAAAATACTGAAATATTAACCTTCTTGTCGTACGAATTGTCACTATAAGTGAAGGACATTTTATGAGCGCTTAACCGGCACTCTACTTTTAAACTCTGAATATGATTTTTAAAATCATTCGTTCATGCAGGAATATTCATCTCCCTGAAGAAATAAAATAAGGGAGAGGTGTTGTGAATGTTGGACATGATTGATATTCCAAGATTTAATTTTATTGAGCCCAGTCATGAAAAAGGTTCTAAGAATGCTGAACACACTTATTTTGTCACTACGGATGTCAATGAGGCGGTTGAGCATTATCTCCAAAGGATCAGAGAAAATAAATTTATTTATATGACCATTAGCACAATAGGCGGAAATGTCTGTGTGGCTAAATCTCTTGGACTGAACAGTAATAAAACCGAAGCTAAAATCATTAGAGTGGATCAAAGTATAAATCGAGAAGGCCGACAGTTTAAAACTTATACGGAAGAATTTATAAAAATAGTTGAGAAACGAATAGAAGCGCAAAAGGCGGGTTAATAAATGAATCATATAAAGTTTCCATTTTTCATTTCATCATTTACAAATTCATTATCAGGATCAAGATCTAATATCTTTTTTGCAAGCATTTTACCTTCTTCTCTGGATACTAACTCATCAGGTTCAATACTTAAGTGCAGGAGATCAGCCAGATAATCAACATATTCTGGATCTTTTTCATCACTTAATTCAACCGCTTTCCTAGCGTGATATAGGGCTAAATTAGGCGCACCATCAAAATCATTTAAGTCGAATGAAAAAATACAATGAAGTATATGATGCAACGACGCGGTTTCACCATTTGCAAATAATTGCGTCATCAAAGACACCCATGCCAAATTTTTTTTATCGGCATAGATAAATTCGACTAGGTCATTATATAAGTTTGATGCACGTAAATTTTTTGCATATTGTAAAGCTTTACTTAATTCGTGGCTTTTTAGTAATGTTCCTAACTTATTCATTTTTGAATCCATCCATTAGAAATGTAAATTCAAGACATTAAATTAAAAAATATTATTCATTTGGATTTGTTATTTCGCTTAATAAATTTCAGTATACTTCATTTGTATTTTTGTTAGCAATCAAGATACACACTGTTGCAATGATTGCCGATTTATAAAATTCAATACAAACGTTCGTTCTTGATTTCCCTGCCCCGTACGCAAGTATCTTCTTGGGAATGCGATCAGTATCTCGAAACTTATTAATCTGATTGAAACTCTGAAACTTCTTGGCACACATAGCGCTGAGGAGTTTTTGTTTTGCCCGTTTTCAGTGGCCAAAATAAATCACATACCGAATGTTCATTATTTTGCCGGTTTTTTGCCAGACATTTAAGACTTTATCGGTGTACTTTTCGACTTGACTTATCTCAAAGGTATGGGCTTAAATATTATCGGTAATCTCCATAGAACTATGACCGGATTGCATTTCCCCTTTTCTTTTATGGATGGAAGCAACATGTCTTGACGAAGAGGGGTTCTACTTTTCGGGATAGAAGATCAGTACAAAGTTCACCTGTATGAGCTTCTCGGAAAGCATGATTTAAAAGCCAAGCCGCATGATAGATGACAGGAGGGAGAAGAGATTTAATTGAATGCTCAAAAGAGCACCCGGTGCATGGTGCCCTCTCTAAAGGAGTGATCTAAAGGATTGGGCATCGTTGGGTATCGGTGGATTAACCTTAGGATGCGATAAACATTAATAAACGAAAGTTGCGCCAATAATAATGAGCAAGATGAAGAGAACGATGATTAATGCAAATCCGTTACCAAATCCAAAACCGCCGTATCCACCGTATCCACCATATCCGCCTCCGTACGCAGCATTAACAGGATACCCCATGAACAACACCCCCCCTTTCATGTGATAGTGCATTATATGAGCGGATAGACGGATGCGGAATGATTAAAATGCCTATTTGAGAAGATACGAAGGCAGAGGTCGGTGTAAAGAGGACAGAATTCTTGTGATAAATCCGGTGGTATCGCAGGTGGGATACCATTTGCTTTGATTTTAATAGGCACGGTAATACCGCGGTTTAGGAATATTTGAAAAAGAGTGATTTGTAAGTACGACCATAAAGCGGAAAATTAGAACCATCCAAGATTGATACTGATAATTTCAGACAGTAATCCCAGAAGAATTAAGCAGCCAATGATTATCATAAGAGTTCCAATTACTCGTTTTCTTTTGATTATAACAATGGTTCCACTTAGCAAAAACGCAACACCGGGTGCAATGATTGAGAACAAAATTGCATAACCAATGATTTGCATGGTTGAATCTCCTTTGCATAAAAAAAGCTCGGATCCCTCCGAGCGCTCTCGATAAGAATATTTTACCATACAGGGGGATTCCGGTGCACATTGAAAAAAACGATCCCGGTTAATCCTCAAAATATGAAAGCAGAGATAGATGCTATGGAAAATACAATTTTTATTTTATTAATGGACAAACCTTGAAGTATCCAATGCAAGAATGTGGGACAATAGAGTTATCATTTCAGAAATATAAACTAGGACGTTCAACTTATAAAATTATAGCGGATCAACAATCGCTTAATTGGGTGAGGGGATAAAACAATGAACATGATTGATCCAATATCTCTGAAATTGTCAAATTATTTGATTAACAAAAGAAAGAGATTAATAGCTAATCGTAAGTATGCTGAAGGCTCCGAAAAACATTCAGATGGATATTATCTTGTTTCGATCAACGACTTAAAAAAAATATTACCTCATCACTCAGTAAGTAGTGTTATTTCAGATATAAAATTTCTGTTAAAAGATGGATATATTGAGCAGAATTATGGGGAGTTAAATGATTTTACGGTATTGTTGACCAATCCTGATAAAAAAGTATTTGAGATTTCAAGCAAGGGGTGGTCATCTATACGTATTTTCTATTTTCATTTAATCAGTTTGATTGCACTGTCTATGATTCCGATTTGTTTGATTGTTCTACTCGTAATGCTGTATTTTAAGTGATTGAAAATAAAATTCCCATGAAACTTAATTGAATATCAATAGGGTTGCCTTGCAAAAGGAAGAAAAAAGTCTTCCCGCATGACCCGTTGATGTTCCTGATCGCTGTACAATTGAACGCCCCATGGCCAAGAATTTTGGCGGGAATTGCCCGGAACTCCTGAAGACCGCTTCGACAAAAACGCTCAGAAATCCTGTCTAATCAACCATTTTATATGTTCAGCAAGCCCTATACCTATATAGGGCTTGCTGAATCCATTTTAGTATTTAAACACTTGGATAATTACATTATTGAATGGGAATAACAATATAAGTAAATCAAAACGAAAAAGGATGATACTGTGATTTACATATATAATGATTTTGGCGGGACGCATACTACAGCATTAGCTGCAGCTTATCATCTAAAAAAGATATCTACAGATCATAAGTTAACTAGAGAAGAAATTTTATCTGTTCCTTACTTTAATCAGTTAAATAGTTCTGATATGGGTAAAATTGTTTTTCATGGAGTGGATGATGATGGAAATTCAGTTTATACGGTTGGACGTGGTGCCTCTAAACACATGCTTCCGGCTTTAAAAAATTTAAGTTTATTGTTACAAGAGAAATATGAAGGCCATCAAAAAATTATTTATTCCAACACATCACCAACTGTTCCAGTTGCTATGACGATAGGCGGATTATTTTCCAGATGGCTAAAAATCGATTTTATTGGAGTACCGCTGTTAGTATTTGGAGCGAAACAATGTTATCAGGATATCATTCGACTTGTAGAGCACACTAAAGATACAGGAAAAATTACTAAGGAAAAAGTAACAGTATTAAAAAATAAATCATTTAAGTAATTGTAATCACTTTCAGTTGGTGCTTTTTCTTTTGCTTCAAAACGAACAATCTGCCAGTAGGAGGTGAGGTATCATGAGTAGATGACAACAAGGATAAAAAGGCTGCCAGGATTATCAAAATGGCATGAAGTACAAGGATATTGCCGATAAATAGATTTTGTTTCTAGTCATGTAGACTAGTTACTGGCTTCCTTTTTCTTTTTAGTGCAGTAAAATGAATTGCTGAAGATATTTCTTGAAAATTAAAAGAAGGGCACCGAGGCAAGGTACCCTCTGAAAGAGGAAGTTTGATGAGCATCGATGGGTGCGGCATTTTTTTAATAAACGACAGTAGTTCCAACAATAATTAGCAGAATGAACAGCACAACGATTAAGACAAAGGTACTGCCGCCACTGTATCCACCATCATATCCCAAGAGAAGCACCTCCTTGTCATGTGATACTGCATTTTATGATTTGACAAGTAAGCGTGAAAGGGACAAATAAAGGAATGAAAATGACTGTTTCGGAAGAAAAACTAAGCTGTTTGGAAAGTGCGTAAATACGGTGTCTCTTTTTTGAGGATGTTGGTTTGGACGAACATGCCTCATAGCAACAGGGCTTTTGATATCCTTTTATTTGATAAAAGGATGCGTGACGTGAACTGATGGCGAGTTTGACCAAGCGCTCTAGTACTAGATTCTGAATGAAACGATTCAGCCTACTGCAAGGCGATAATAATATGGCCGGATCATTGACGGAAAAGAACCCAAGTGAAACAATATATGGCACATTTCGATACATATTAATCGAAAAGGCCTGCTCTATAAAGCCTAAATTGTCTTTTCTTTGCGAAGAAGGGTATAAAATTAATGCTTTGGAATCATTAATTCATTCTAAAAATTGGCGATACACATATGAGGAGATGATTGATTTGTCAATAGACAATTCTAATAATGGGTTGAAAGAAATCGTTTCTCTATTGAATACTGAAAATAAACCGCTACAATCAGACGAGATCGCTCATAAGCTGAATAAGGATACCAAACAGGTATTAAGAATACTGTGGAATCGAACCTGCCAAGGGGTAGTCAAAATAGTCGTCACGAAGAATAAAAATAATTATATTTGTCGGCCCAGCTATGAACTTGAAAAAAGAGTTAGCCAGCAGTAAAAAATTTTTAACTGAACAAGAGAAGAGCACAGAGCATCCGAGCGGGTGCTCTTTATCTTACTGATTATCTTGACGAGACGATGAGGCAGCTTAAAGCCCCTTAGCAATAAATATTGACTACACGATAAAAGCAACAACAATAATTACAACAAGAAACATGCATCCGGGTTTTCCGATAAAGGTACGATCAAATAAGTCAGTCTGTTCATTTTTATTATTGCTGTTATGGTTTTCTGTGCTCATCTAATCACAATTCATTGTATAATGAGAATTAATCATCTAACATCTAGCAATTAACCTTTATTGTATTGAATGAATCGCTTGGTTGTCTAGCTGTTGAGCTAAGTGTTTAGCATTTTTCTTGATCAGTGACGCTATTAAGATGGTCATACGGTCATACGCTAGTGGAGAAGTATTGTAAATTAATGTTACAAGATCAAAATGAGTTTTCGCTCGGGTTTCAGTCCGGAAAGGAGTATTGTTCAGCTTCATTCCGCTCTATTTTTTTTATTGTTGTGATTGTATAGGGCATCCATTATAAAAATAAGGATTAGGAGCGGAACAGCTATAAAATGGTATTTATAAGGGGTGAAGAACAAAATTAATCCTGCAACAATACAAAATAACAAAAGCATCAAAAAATGTTTTTGTTTTCTGCTAATCAATGTGATCACTCCTCCTTTTTAAAGGGTTCGGATTTTCCAAGCCATAACGATAGGTTAATTTTACCACATTTGAATCCAATGCGATTTAGAGAAGTGAAGATAGGTAGATCCGTACTCAATGTCATTAAAAGGATAAAGAAAAGCAGGAAGAGAAGTTACTCACAGAATGTATATTGGAAATCGGAAGGGCATTGAATTCTTCCTCACGGATCTAACGAGTAAAAATTATAAATGTGAAGGCCTTAAATGCCATCTTGATTTAGAAGGAAGTTATGAATTTTGACAATGATAAAAGCGTGTTTCATTTTTTTCTTATCAGGGTGTGCTGAAATCGGTGGTGGATATCTTATTTGGCAATGGCTGCGTGAAGGACGTTCCGGGTGGTTTGGCCTGATAGGAGGTTTCGTACTATTTGTATATGGCATTATTGCAACATGGCAAGTATTTCCAAATTTTGGAAAAGTATATGCCGCATATGGCGGAGTATTTATTGTCATGAGCATTCTTTGGGGCTGGTTTATCGACAAAAAGGCTCCGGATATAAATGAACTTGTAGGTGGGTTAATTTGCCTTGTAGGCGTCAGTATTATTGTGTCGTCAAGAGGTTAATGAATGAAGCATACAATTTAATTACATTTTGGGCACCCGTAAGGTGGTTTTATTTTTGAATCATGCAGGAAAATGTCTCTATTTGGAGAATGGTAAGGTAATCTGAGGATGGGGATGTTGACTTATGGATGAAAAGAGCGTTGAGCTTTTAAAGGAAATAATAAATAAGGCAATGGGTGGCCTTCCGGTACATGATATAAACGGATCTAAAAACTTCGATAAAATGGTGTTACTAAACAAAGCAGGTTTCAAATATAATTACAAGGAAAAGACTTTCCAACGGGGAGACATCATCTTAACATTGACAGAAATAGGACTTTCGATATTTCCTAAAATTGTTGATATAGCACTGGATAAATAAATTTGAGTTACTGGCACCCTTTGGGGCGCTTTTATTTTTCCTAAATGGAGGTTGGGTGAAATGTAAAGCCACGGTCAAGAGATCCAAAACGTTATGAAACAAACAGTGTTTTGCCGAAAAGTAAAGATAAATTAAAATTAATCGACCTCGCAAAATAAATGACTGTCACATCCAGCATCATTCGGCAAGATAAATGGGATCACAGACTAAAAGAAAGCAGTCCTATTCATTTGTATTGTAAAAAAAAGTAAGCTCACGACAGTGTTCGACAAAGATTTCAAAATATTAGTTGTATTATAGAGATGGGAAGAAAGGAGGAAGTTAATACGAAAATTTCGTCGATTCAGGTTGCAGATAAAATGAATGAATGGTATAGGGCCATTCAAAACTATGAGGTAGAAAAATCTCATCAACTACAAAGGGAGATTAAACAACTTCTCAACCATATGGAAGAAGATCAAACGGTGCTATTGTATTATTCTTTACTTGATTTTCGCATGCGACTGAACGATGAGAATCCGGAACAAAAAGAAAAAGCGACGAAAACCTTGAAATCTATCGATAATAATGAAGAACAGTTAACTGGAATTTTGAACTACTATTATTGGTTTTTTAAAGGTATGTATGAGTTTAAAGGACATAATTACTCTGCCGCTATTTCAAGCTATAAAGTTGCGGAAAAAAGAGTGGAAGAACTGAACGATGATATTGAAAAGGCAGAATACTATCACATCTATATTATGAATTAAAATATACCAGCCTGTCAATCAACTTTGCTGAGTCTGCAATTGCGATATACCAGTGCCATCCTGAATATTTACTAAATCGTTTTTTTTGCAAAAATATTATAGCTCTTAATTTATTGGATAATTACGAATTTGATAAGGCAATGAATGCCTTTTTGGAAGCAAGTGATCTAGCAAAAAGCTCCAATGATCAAAGGCTTAAAGCCATTGTTAATATTAATATCGGTATTGGGTATATGAAACAGGAACTTTTTGACCGAGCAGAACTTTATTTCCAAAAATCATTAGCATTATTTTTACAGTTAAATGACCACTATACGCCGAAGGCATTTTTCAATCTCTTCGAGTCGTATGTCAAACTTGGAAAAGAGAAGTTGGCAGAATCAATCTATAAAAAAGGAATAGAAAATGCTATGTTTTGGGGTGACAATGAGTTCATAGCAAAGATTAATCTTGTGCGAGAACTTATGCCTGATCGGGGACATAAGGAGAATATTGATAGGGCGTTTTTCAATTTACAGCGTTTGAATTTGTATCCTGATATTGAATCTTATTCAATTGATTTTGCCCGCTATTTTACGCGGAAAGGAAATTTGAAAATAGCTAACCACTATTATGAATTAAATATATTGGCAAATTTCTTACTCTTTTATCGTCAACAAACCCAATTAAATTAGCAGACAGAGGAATCGGAGGAAACAGTGTTCCTGCCACTCTAAATGTTTAAGTACTGATTGAAGTGAATTAACTCATTAAATCATGCTTGTGCGGACGCTGGAATTTGACCGAGTTGGAGTAATTAGGAAAGCAAGACTGATTAACTGAGCACCCGATTAGTGCTCTATTTTTTATTCAGCAATTCATAAGGTCAATTAAATCCAAAGATGGCGCGTTCGTTGAGAGGGCAAATAGATTGCATCATGTGACTTGACTGATCCCCGATACTTAACATGTTGCAATTTAGTCACACATTGAAACGTAATCCGCTATAGTAAAAATTTTCTACATGTGTATGATTAATCCCAGGGGGGAATTCATACGAAAGCCAAATTGATTACCAGAACGAGTGCTACTGAATTTGAGAAGGATATGAATTTTTTGTTGGGAAAAATTGGCGGAGATCTGGTGGATATTGAATTTAATGCAGCTGATAATAAGACGAATGAGCGATATTCAGCACTAATCGTATATAAAGAAAAGAAAATTAAGAGTACGTGATCGGTGCTCTGTTTTTAAATCCGCCAGTATGTTTTTTAAGAGAAAGGGATAAAACACTGGAACATAGTTCCCTTTGAGCATCTGAACTACATGATCAACTCCTCTCTAACGTTTCTTGTCTTACCATACACGCTTTAATTTAAAGAATTCCTGTAGGTAACCCCAAACAGAAACAGGTGACATAACGAGTTGGTAAAAAAGAATAAACAAAATAAATCCCAATTTATTTTTTCTAATACGAAGATTTAATTTTTTAAAAACGAAATATTTTTGATAAAAATAGAGCAAGCCATAGCTAATGAATGTTAATGGCAAAACCAATATTGTCGTCAAGCCGACAATCCAGTAAATACCAAAGAAAGCTAAAATTAATCCGGGTATCCAGCAAAGAGTGTACACAACATCGAGATAAGGCATCATCAGATTAATTCCAGTGAGATACTTGGTAAACAATTGCGGTTGGCGCCATGGCTTAACTTCGGTCAGCCCCTCAATCATCCCTCTTGCCCATCTGGATCGTTGTTTGGCAAAATGTTTTAATGTAGTTGGCGCATCTGTAAAAGCGATGGCAAGTGGTTCAAAATATACTTTCCAATTTCGGTGTAGAAGCCTCCAAGTTAATACGATATCCTCACCTATGGCATCCGGCCATCCTTGAACTTCTCGTACACATTCTGTCTTATATAAACTGAAGGCGCCTTGTGCAACGAGTGTTCCTTGATAAAGCCCTTGTAATCTTTTAATAGATGCTATGCCTAAGAAATAATCCCATTCTTGTATTCTTGTCCAAATAGAAGCACGGCTATTACGGACCAGCATAGATCCAGCAACGGCACATACATTATCAGGACTATTTATTATTCTAGATACCAAGAAACGAACGGCAGAAGGATGAAGTAATGTATCTGCGTCTAAGGTAATGACATATGGGGTTTTGACAAATTGCAATCCTTTGTTCAAAGCATGAAATTTACCGGGTTTTTGCTCGTGCAGAATTTCAACGTTTAAATCAAATGCTTTTGAGGCTCTATTAACTTCTCTGTCTGTATGATCAGAAGAATTATTGTTTATTACAACAACGCGTATCTTCTCTTTGTAATCCTGATCGGCAACATATTTCAAAGTGTTAAATATAGATTCTTCTTCGTTATAAGCGGCAATAAGCAGCGTCACTTGCTCATTAGGGAACCTGTTATTAATAATAGGCTGTTGGTCAAGTAATAAGCTGATCACAAGAAAAGCATTCATGTAGCCGGGAATGTAAGCAATACCGCCGACGATCATCACAGCTATAGGAAATGTAACAACTGAAGAAAAGTCTCTAATCCAAGGCAGCGAAAGATAAACTGAAAAGAAAAGCCAGCTCAATGAAACAAAGTGACTGATCCAAAACTTAAGGTTTACGCTGATATAAAACTTCCTAGGCTTGTATTCTGGCTCAATAGGAGTTAGGTTGGGTTGCATTTCACTCTCCAAAGTAATATCGTTTTAAATTATTTCAATATTAACCTAGTACATTATACCCATTTTTCAGCCTATGATCAATCGCTTGAATAACGTAACAATTCAAAAGAAATATTCGTTTAATAGCGTGAACGCACACGGGGGGTACATAAAAATGAAAATTGCTGCACTCTATGATATTCACGGTAACTTTCCAGCGCTGAAAGCAGTTCTTAATGAACTCAAAACAATACAGCCGGATTTGATTATCGTTGGAGGTGACATAGTCTCAGGACCGATGCCTGTTCAAGCACTGGACTGCCTATTGCGTTTACGCAAAAGGACAAACGTTAATTTTATTAGAGGAAATGGAGACAGAGAGGTTGTCGAAGCGTCAAGAGGATTAAAGCTGCCCCAATTATCAGACCAAGGTCGTCAAAATCAACAATGGGTCGCTAATACATTAACTGCAAGGCGTCTTGAATTTCTCTCAGACTTGCAAAGTACAACGGAGATTCATACTAAAAATCTTGGTGATCTCTTATTTTGCCATGCAGCACCAGAAAGTGATGCAGACATTTTTACTCCAATGTCACCAAAAAAATGGCTCAAAACACTCTTTGCTCATGTTAATCAGCCAATAGTTGTGTGCGGGCATACTCATATGCAATTCAAGATAGAACTTGGGAAAACGTGTATTATGAA
This genomic window contains:
- a CDS encoding YjcZ family sporulation protein, whose translation is MGYPVNAAYGGGYGGYGGYGGFGFGNGFALIIVLFILLIIIGATFVY
- a CDS encoding DUF3189 family protein; the encoded protein is MIYIYNDFGGTHTTALAAAYHLKKISTDHKLTREEILSVPYFNQLNSSDMGKIVFHGVDDDGNSVYTVGRGASKHMLPALKNLSLLLQEKYEGHQKIIYSNTSPTVPVAMTIGGLFSRWLKIDFIGVPLLVFGAKQCYQDIIRLVEHTKDTGKITKEKVTVLKNKSFK
- a CDS encoding YjcZ family sporulation protein — encoded protein: MLLLGYDGGYSGGSTFVLIVVLFILLIIVGTTVVY
- a CDS encoding YnfA family protein; translated protein: MIKACFIFFLSGCAEIGGGYLIWQWLREGRSGWFGLIGGFVLFVYGIIATWQVFPNFGKVYAAYGGVFIVMSILWGWFIDKKAPDINELVGGLICLVGVSIIVSSRG
- a CDS encoding RapH N-terminal domain-containing protein, coding for MGRKEEVNTKISSIQVADKMNEWYRAIQNYEVEKSHQLQREIKQLLNHMEEDQTVLLYYSLLDFRMRLNDENPEQKEKATKTLKSIDNNEEQLTGILNYYYWFFKGMYEFKGHNYSAAISSYKVAEKRVEELNDDIEKAEYYHIYIMN
- a CDS encoding tetratricopeptide repeat protein, encoding MDNYEFDKAMNAFLEASDLAKSSNDQRLKAIVNINIGIGYMKQELFDRAELYFQKSLALFLQLNDHYTPKAFFNLFESYVKLGKEKLAESIYKKGIENAMFWGDNEFIAKINLVRELMPDRGHKENIDRAFFNLQRLNLYPDIESYSIDFARYFTRKGNLKIANHYYELNILANFLLFYRQQTQLN
- a CDS encoding glycosyltransferase family 2 protein produces the protein MQPNLTPIEPEYKPRKFYISVNLKFWISHFVSLSWLFFSVYLSLPWIRDFSSVVTFPIAVMIVGGIAYIPGYMNAFLVISLLLDQQPIINNRFPNEQVTLLIAAYNEEESIFNTLKYVADQDYKEKIRVVVINNNSSDHTDREVNRASKAFDLNVEILHEQKPGKFHALNKGLQFVKTPYVITLDADTLLHPSAVRFLVSRIINSPDNVCAVAGSMLVRNSRASIWTRIQEWDYFLGIASIKRLQGLYQGTLVAQGAFSLYKTECVREVQGWPDAIGEDIVLTWRLLHRNWKVYFEPLAIAFTDAPTTLKHFAKQRSRWARGMIEGLTEVKPWRQPQLFTKYLTGINLMMPYLDVVYTLCWIPGLILAFFGIYWIVGLTTILVLPLTFISYGLLYFYQKYFVFKKLNLRIRKNKLGFILFILFYQLVMSPVSVWGYLQEFFKLKRVW
- a CDS encoding metallophosphoesterase family protein produces the protein MKIAALYDIHGNFPALKAVLNELKTIQPDLIIVGGDIVSGPMPVQALDCLLRLRKRTNVNFIRGNGDREVVEASRGLKLPQLSDQGRQNQQWVANTLTARRLEFLSDLQSTTEIHTKNLGDLLFCHAAPESDADIFTPMSPKKWLKTLFAHVNQPIVVCGHTHMQFKIELGKTCIMNAGSVGMPFAKRPDAYWLLINSSDGIKFKQTQYDFGRAAKDIGKSNYPAADDFVKNNLLHIPNEEESMALLEKISKNRLK